From a region of the Colias croceus chromosome 30, ilColCroc2.1 genome:
- the LOC123704722 gene encoding LSM12 homolog A: MSTVVSDCFTIGSIVATRTCYNEEIEGEVLAFDPQTKMLILKCPSSSGNPKRHDVNIVNLSLVSDVQIKKEVTTVPEPPQSLNLHRLNTRVRNSIENKRRLVSALSACLDPEGQRLFLAIARVIDNVSWAGQSIRVYNEVTITPPYKVENVIGEHDSKSFKYIKKFVERHWRDHREHAATSAAQ; encoded by the exons atgtccACAGTCGTGTCTGACTGTTTCACCATCGGCAGTATAGTTGCGACTCGGACGTGTTACAATGAAGAAATCGAGGGTGAAGTGTTAGCTTTCGATCCCCAAACGAAAATGCTTATACTGAAATGTCCCTCTTCCAGTGGAAATCCGAAGCGCCACGATGTAAATATCGTCAATTTATCGCTTGTGAGCGACGTGCAGATAAAAAAGGAAGTCACTACAGTGCCAGAGCCACCCCAATCTCTCAATTTGCACAGGCTAAACACACGAGTTAGAAATTCTATAGAAAACAAACGCAGATTG GTATCAGCGCTCTCCGCCTGCCTAGACCCGGAAGGTCAGAGGCTATTCCTCGCTATCGCCAGAGTGATAGACAACGTGTCGTGGGCCGGCCAGAGCATCAGAGTGTACAATGAAGTCACCATCACACCCCCTTATAAA GTAGAGAATGTAATAGGAGAACACGATTCGAAATCGTTCAAGTATATAAAGAAATTCGTCGAGAGACACTGGCGGGACCATCGCGAGCACGCAGCGACTTCGGCAgcgcaataa